Within the Tessaracoccus flavescens genome, the region GCAGTTCCCGGAATCGCTTGTGAGGCCGGCTGGTGCGTGGTTGTGTGGAGGACATGAGTGATCTCAGCAACATCCCCGCACAAGACCAAGAATGGCCAGGCCGCGAGTCCGAGCTGAAGCCGAAGGCCGATCACGGCCACGACACGTGGGTGGCGCGAGGCCGGCTGGAGGGCAAGCGCGCTCTGGTCACCGGGGCCGACTCCGGAATCGGTCGGTCCGTCGCCCTCGCATTCGCCAAGGAGGGAGCCGATGTCGCCATCGTCGATCTCCCCGGCAGTGACGACCTTGAGGAGACGAAGTCGCTCGTGGAGTCGCAGGGAAGGAAATGCGTCGCGATCCAGGCCGACCTCCGTACAGCCGAGGCCAACCGCGAGGCCGTGGAGACGACGGTCGAAGCACTCGGAGGGCTGGACATCATCGTGGCCAACGCCGGGTTCCAGATGAGCCATCAGGACATCTCCGAGTTCCCACCCGAGCAGCTACACCGGACGTTCGAGACGAACGTGTTCTCGCCGTTCTGGCTCGTGCAGTCAGCCATGGACCATCTCGGCCCTGGGGCCTCGGTGATCATCACGACGTCGATCCAGGCCTACGACCCGTCCGAGGTCCTGCTGGACTACGCGGCGACCAAGGCGGCAGCGAACAACCTGACGGTCAACCTTGCCCAGACGCTCGGCCCGCGAGGCGTGCGGGTCAACGCCGTCGCCCCGGGACCCATCTGGACGCCGC harbors:
- a CDS encoding SDR family oxidoreductase, translating into MSDLSNIPAQDQEWPGRESELKPKADHGHDTWVARGRLEGKRALVTGADSGIGRSVALAFAKEGADVAIVDLPGSDDLEETKSLVESQGRKCVAIQADLRTAEANREAVETTVEALGGLDIIVANAGFQMSHQDISEFPPEQLHRTFETNVFSPFWLVQSAMDHLGPGASVIITTSIQAYDPSEVLLDYAATKAAANNLTVNLAQTLGPRGVRVNAVAPGPIWTPLIPSTFPEKKVEGFGTDTPLGRAGDPIEVAAAFVFLASDEASYVSGSVLGVTGGRPVF